The stretch of DNA GGCATCGCGCCAGCCCTTTCCGCCGACGAGGCGGAGGCTGGGGAACGTCGCGTCGTGACGACACAGATTTCCGTGGGCCGAGAGGATCCTGACCAGGTTCTTCCGCGGTTCGAGCGTCCCGACGAAGAGGAGGTCGCGGCGCCGATCGGCGATCGGTTCCGGCCGTGGATTCTCTTCGTCTTCGTGCGCAAGGAAGGTCGGCGAGACTCCTTCGGGTGCGATCCGGATGGACGGGCCGACATCGGGCATCCAGGCCTCGATCTCGTCGGCAACGGTGCGGGTGCTCACCAGGACCCGCGCCGAACGTCGGATCGATTTGCGTACCAGAGTGCGGTAGTAGGTGCGTTTCGCCCAGGTGGTGGTTTCGGGGTGCCGCCGGAACGCCAGGTCGTGGACCATGACCGCCCGTTCGAAGGAGCCGGTCAGGGGAGCCACGAAGTTCGGCGCCAGAACGACGTCCGCAGATTCCGTGCTGGCACAATGCGACACGATCGTGTGATTGGCAACCATTCGTCCCCACGCGTCCTCGCGCCACAGCCGTACGTGCCGCACCTCGATGCCCGACCCGGCCGGCAGGAATCCGAAACATTCCGGGTGCGGGGCCAGCACCACCAGCTCGAGATCGCCGGGCGCCACCTGGCTCCAGCCGCGCACGAGTTCGCGCGTGTACACCCCCACCCCGGTCGGATCCGGGGTCACCTGCAAGGCCGGCAAGACGATTCGCAAGAATCACACCACCCGGGGAATCCTGCTCCCCGACGCGACACCGGCGCCGAAGAGCATCCAGAGATGCGGCAGGTCCCACTGACTGAACGTCAAGAGTTGGACTAGAACCCCCGCGATCGCGCAGGCCGCCACCACGGCGGCCGCCGATGGGCGGCTGCCGACGGGAACCAGCCGGCGCAGGGCCGGCCCGAGGCATCCGAGCCACAGCACGAGTCCGATCAGGCCGGTCTCGGCCAGGAGCTGAAGGGGCAGACTGTTCGTCACCGGCCACCCGAAGTGGGCCGCGCCCCCGCCCTCGGGCGCCCGTTCGAAGTACCAGAAACCGAAGCCCCCGAAGCCGACGCCGTGGATCGGGTGTTCCCGGAAAAGCTCCCAGGCGACTCCCCACGACCAGAAACGAGTCAGGTTGGACATGTCGTGCCCGACCGCCGACTGCGCGACGCGCTGGGCCACGATGCCGGGCACCTCGTGCCAGCCCACCCCGGTGAGAACGGGCCAGGCCACGGCCCCCAGGACCACGATCGCGACCAGGCCCAGCGCGAGAAGGCGTCGATCCGGAGCGGGGAGCCGGCCGGTGAGCATGGCCACGGCCACCAGCCCCGCGACGGTCGCCGCGCCCACCCAGGCGCCCCGTGAGAAGGTCATGACCAGGCACAGCAGTCCCAGCGCACCCAGGACCGCACGCGCCACCCGGCCGGTGCCCCGCGACACGACCGCGGCCGCCAGGGTCACGGGCAGCACGGCCACGAGGTAGCTGCCGAAGTGCAGGGGCTCGGGGAAGGGTCCCCGCATGCGCGGGATCCCCACGAACCGGTCGCCCAGGTAGAGTTCGGCGCTGCCGGCCGCGATCGACGGATTGCTCGAGCTCAGTCGCTCCAGCCACGACGATCCGGGGATCTGCAGGTGGAAGGTGACGGCCTGCACCAGGCCGGCGAGCACCGCGATCGCCAGGCCGATGGAGGCCGCGCGTTCGAGCCCACGCCAACCCGCGCGCCGCACGACCTGCGCGTAGGCCAGGGCGGCGGCCGCGAAGAAAGCGAGGAGCACCGTCTGCTTCAGCCCCTTGCTCCACGGCGCGTCCCCGGCCAGCCCGACGACGTCGCGGGTCCACAGCGACGCGGTGCTGAGCGCCGTCCACCCCAGGGCCACGGCCACGAGCCAGAGCCCCGTCCGATCGGGCTCGTGCGCGGGCTCGTGGTCGCGCGCGGGCTCGTGTCGGAGGACGTCGATCGCGGCCAGGACGATCACGACCAGCAACACGGGATACGCCGGCTGGACACCGGCGCCGAGGGCACGCCCTGTCGTCGCCTGGACCAGACCCACGCCCGCCCAGGGGGCCAGCACCAGGCCGGCCTGCGCCCACCGTTCCATGCTCCGTGCCATCGTGCTCCCGTCATCGGACGACCCGCCGTGCGCGGCGCGGCATGTCTAGCACGCGCGGACC from Candidatus Krumholzibacteriia bacterium encodes:
- a CDS encoding glycosyltransferase family 1 protein is translated as MRIVLPALQVTPDPTGVGVYTRELVRGWSQVAPGDLELVVLAPHPECFGFLPAGSGIEVRHVRLWREDAWGRMVANHTIVSHCASTESADVVLAPNFVAPLTGSFERAVMVHDLAFRRHPETTTWAKRTYYRTLVRKSIRRSARVLVSTRTVADEIEAWMPDVGPSIRIAPEGVSPTFLAHEDEENPRPEPIADRRRDLLFVGTLEPRKNLVRILSAHGNLCRHDATFPSLRLVGGKGWRDAAIERALADHSDPSRVRRLGYLTTEQLRDEYDKALGLLFCSLYEGFGLPILEAMTRGCPVITSRGTATEEVAGGAALLVDPVQTGEIENAMARLVGDRGLRRSLAERGRSRAREFSWSRCAGATIEALREIRPGRRR
- a CDS encoding O-antigen ligase family protein: MARSMERWAQAGLVLAPWAGVGLVQATTGRALGAGVQPAYPVLLVVIVLAAIDVLRHEPARDHEPAHEPDRTGLWLVAVALGWTALSTASLWTRDVVGLAGDAPWSKGLKQTVLLAFFAAAALAYAQVVRRAGWRGLERAASIGLAIAVLAGLVQAVTFHLQIPGSSWLERLSSSNPSIAAGSAELYLGDRFVGIPRMRGPFPEPLHFGSYLVAVLPVTLAAAVVSRGTGRVARAVLGALGLLCLVMTFSRGAWVGAATVAGLVAVAMLTGRLPAPDRRLLALGLVAIVVLGAVAWPVLTGVGWHEVPGIVAQRVAQSAVGHDMSNLTRFWSWGVAWELFREHPIHGVGFGGFGFWYFERAPEGGGAAHFGWPVTNSLPLQLLAETGLIGLVLWLGCLGPALRRLVPVGSRPSAAAVVAACAIAGVLVQLLTFSQWDLPHLWMLFGAGVASGSRIPRVV